The nucleotide window GACGACCGTCTCGGCGGTGCCCTCACCGATGCGCTCGCCGGTCGCCAGCAGAAGTCCGATTCGGCGGGCGACTCGCTGGTTGATCGTGTCGAATCCGGCCTGGAGGCTCTCGTCGCTGGAGCGCCAGGCGTCGTTGTCGATCATGATCGTCGAGTCGGCCTCGCGGAGCACGGTCTTCAGCGATCGACCGGCGTTGACCTGATAGAGCGACCCCTCGTCACGCCCGGGCAAGATGCCCAGCGCGTACACCGGGCGGTCGTAGACGGCCTTGAGTTCCCGTGCGAGCACGGGCATCCCGCCCGATCCTGTCCCGCCGCCGAGGCCACCGACCAACACGATGGCGTCGGCCTGGGAGGTGATCCGCCCCTCCAGAGCGTCCATGACCTGATCGGCGTCGGCGTCCATGACCTCCGCGCCGAGTTCGTTGTCGCCGCCGACGCCGTGGCCCTTGACGCGGTCCTGGCCGATCAGTTGTGTCTCGATGGTCAACGACTGGAGGTCCGCGCGGGCGGTGTTGACCGCCAGCGCGCCCGTCACCGCCCCGAGATCCATCTCGTAATCGAACTCCGCGATGGCCTGGGCGAGTTTGCCCCCGGCCTGGCCCACCCCGATGAGAACGACCTGCATACACAGCCACACGTGGCCCCCACAGTCAATCGTTTCGGGACGTCACTGGGGCCGAGTCACTTTTGCCGGTCGCGGCCTAATATTCATGTAGTATGGGTTTCGGTAGTTACGACGAGTCCGAACAAGACAACCAGGAGTACGACACGGACTTCGAAGACGACGACGGGGTCTCGACTGCCGAAAACACCCACGAGGGCGACGTGGAATACGAATTTTCGGCCTCGAACGACGAGTTGCTCGACCAACTCGAAGACATCAAAGAGACCTGAGGCGGTTCGCGCGTGAAGTCGGGAGCCCGCGTGCTCGGCATCGCCGCCTCGGACGCCGACCGAACGAGTACAATTGCCGGCGCGGTCGTGCGAATCGACCGCGTCGTCGACGGTGTGACGCTGGGGACGATTTCTGTCGGTGGGCGCGACGCGACCGCGAGCGTCCAGTCCGTCATCGACCGGGCGGATCGCCCGGACGTCGCCGCCGTGCTGATCGCCGGCATCGCGCCCGCGTGGTTCAACGTCATCGACCTCCACGCGCTCGACGCGCCCGGCCCGGTGATCAGCGTGAGCTTCGAAGCGAGTCCGGGCCTCGACACCGCGATCGAACGGGAGTTCGAGGGATCGGCCCGGGAGTGGCGCCTCGCGACCTACCGTCGCCAACCCGAGCGGCACGCCGTGTCGGTCGACGGCGAGACGCTCTACGTCCGATCGGTCGACGCGTCCCCCGACCGCGCTCGCGTGATCGTCCGCGAAACGACACCGGAGGGCGGCCGTCCCGAACCACTCAGAGTCGCACGCCTGATCGCCCGGGCCGCCGCCGAGCGTCGGCGGTCGGAAGACTCCTGACGCTCGCTCTCGACGCAACGGTATGGACGACTGTACGGTCGATTCGTGTCGGAAGTGTGACGGTCTCGTCGCGTCACGCTCGCGGATCGTGAACGGCGTGGGGCCGACGGATGCGGATCTCGTCTTCGTCGGTGAAGCTCCCGGGGAACAGGAAGACAGCGACGGCGAACCGTTCGTCGGGCGCAGCGGGTCGATACTCGACGAGGCACTCCGCGATGCCGGGGCCGAACGGGCCGCCGTGCGGATCACGAACGCCGTGCGCTGTCGCCCGCCGGACAATCGCGACCCCCGAGCCGGGGAACTCGCGGCGTGTCGTGACCATCTCGATGCGGAACTCGCGGCGATCGATCCCCGCGTGACCGTCGCGCTCGGGAAGGTGCCCGCCGAACACCTTCTTGGACGTTCAGTCGCCGTCACCAGCGAGGCCGGATCGGTCGAGACGGTCGCGCTGGGGGGCCAGCCACGCGACGTGATGATCTCGGTCCACCCCGCCGCCACGCTGTACGATCGCTCCCAGCGCGACACCTTCGACGCGACGATCGCAAATGCCGTCGAAATTGCCGATATCGGGTCCGATCAGGCCAGTATTGCTGATTTCTGAGTCGCATCGAGATCCAAAGCCAAATTACCCGGGCATACGTTTGGTCGCTTATGAGTGGAGATTCCGATCCGTACGAAAGCTTCCGATCACAGGTCGAAACGGCGGCCGAACACCTCGACGTCAGCGACGGCGAACTCGAACGACTCTCTCGGCCCGAGCGCCGCCTCGAAACGAACCTGACCGTCGAACTCGACGATGGGAGCCTGGAGACCGTTTCGGCGTTCCGCTGTCAGTTCGACGGGTCGCGCGGCCCGTACAAGGGCGGCCTGCGCTATCACCCGGCGGTCAACCGCGCCGAGGTGACCGCACTCGCGGGCTGGATGTCGATCAAGACCGCCGTCGTCGACATCCCGCTGGGGGGCGGGAAAGGCGGCATCGCGATCGATCCCGCCGACTACAGCGAGGACGAACTCGAACGCCTGACGCGGGCGTTCGCGACGGAGCTCCGGCCGATGGTCGGGCCCGACCGCGACGTGCCCGCGCCGGACGTCAACACCGGGCAGCGCGAGATGAACTGGATCAAAGACACCTACGAGACGCTCGAACGCACGACTGCACCGGGCGTCGTGACGGGCAAGAGTCTCGCGAGCGGCGGGAGTCTCGGGCGCGTCGAGGCGACGGGGCGATCCGTGCTGATCACCGCGCGCGAACTCCTCGCGCGTGAGGGCCGCTCGCTGGAGGACGCGACCGTCGCGGTCCAGGGCTACGGCAACGCCGGGTGGATCGGTGCGCGACTGCTCGACGAGGCCGGCGCGACGATCGTCGGCGTCTCCGATTCGAGTGGCGCGGCCATCGCCGAGGACGGTCTCGATCCGGTCGCCGTCAAAGAGCACAAATCCGAGACCGGCAGCGTCGTCGGTGCCGCGGGGACGACCGAGGGCACCAACGAGGACGTCCTCACGATGGACGTCGACGTGCTGGTGCCCGCCGCGCTGGGTAACGCCGTCGACGCCGATCTGGCGGCCGACCTCGAGGCCGACGCGATCATCGAGGCCGCGAACGGCCCGCTGACGCCCGACGCCGACGACGTGCTGGCCGACCGAGACGTCGAGGTCGTGCCGGACGTGCTCGCCAACGCCGGTGGCGTCGTCGTCTCGTATTTCGAGTGGGTTCAGAACCGCACGCGCAACCCGTGGAGCGAACAGCGCGTCAACGAGGAACTCGACGACGTGATCGTCGCCGCGTACGACGACATCTGCGAGACCCGCGAGCGCATCGGTGCCGACCGGAATCGGACCGCCGCGTACGTCGTCGCGCTCGAACGCCTTCGGACTGCGGCCGACCAGGCCGGTCAGTTCGCCTGAGACTGCGCCGTCGACGCGGTCGATCGCGACCATTTTAAGCGACCGGGCGAAGCGCCTGTATGCCACGCGACCGATCCGACGTCGACGATCTCCGCCCGTTCGAGTTCAGAGCGCCCGACGAGGTGCTCGACGCCGACGCGGTGTACACCGTCTTCGAAATCGCCCGTCTCCTCCAGGGGCTGGACCCGGACGCCGACCTCGACCCTGGCACCGAGGACGTCCTCCTCGACTGGGCGATTCCGTGGATGGTCTGCAATCGCGAGTCATTCGTGTTTGCCGAACCCGAATCCGCCGACGAACCCGGCTATTACGGTCTCGCGGACGCCTGAGCCGGTCGCTCACCCGGATCAGTCTCGATCGGCTTTCACCGGAATTTGGCCGCTTGCAAGGCGAGTTCGACGTCGTGCAGTGGGTCGGTCGTGACACTCGGCCCGTGTCCACAGTGCATCGCCTCGAAAGCTCCGTCCCCGACCGTGTCGAGGACATACTCGATCGACTCGATCAACTGGCGGCGATCGCCACCCTCCAGGTCGGTCCGCCCGAATCCACCGTTCGCGAAGACGAGATCACCGGCGAACGCGATTCCCGGGTCGGCGGCGTACAGCACGACGTGATCGGGCTTGTGTCCCGGTGTATGGAGCACCTGATAGGTGTGATTGCCGATCTGCACCCGATCGCCGTCCGCGAGTTCGCGATCCAGATCGTCGACGCTCGAATCGTACGCGACGACCTCGGGATCGAACGCCGCGCGGACGGCCCCGAGCGTGCCGACGTGGTCGGGATGGGTATGCGTCAGAACGACGGCGTCGAGGGTCTCGACGTGGGCCTCGATTTCCCCGACGGCGTCGAAGTCGTTGCCCGCATCGACCAGGACCGTCCGCTCGCCCTCGACGAGAAAGGCGTTGCTCGAAAACCCCTGCACGGTCGCCGCGATGTTGGTGATCATACCAGGAACTCGACCGTCGGCCTGTTGAGCGTTGTCGTTTTCGAGCACCGGCACCGTGACGGGACACCCACACTGATTTGTACGAGGAAAGCAAACCTTCCGAAGAGTGCCGATGTCAGAATCTGATCTACCCGTCGTGCTCATCGTCGAGGACGAACCGGACGTAGCAGAGACATATAATCTCTGGCTCGAGGAAGCGTACGACGTCCGGATGGCCCACGACGGCGACACCGCGATGTCGAAACTCGACGAACAGGTCGACGTCGTCCTTCTGGATCGGATGATGCCTGGGCTTTCGGGTGACGAAGTTCTCGAACGGATCCGGGACAGCGGGTTCGACTGTCGGGTCGCGATGGTCACCGCGGTCGAACCCGATTTCGACATTCTGGAGATGGGCTTCGACTCCTATCTGACGAAGCCGATCCGCAGCGAGGAACTTCGGACGACCGTCGACAAACTCCTCGATCGGTCGACCTACGACGAACTGCTCCAGGAGTACTACTCGCTCGTCGAGAAACAGGCCACGCTCGAAGCGACGAAGAGTAGCGCCGAACTCGCTGACAGCGAGGAGTATACGAATCTGACCGAACGCATCGCTGAACTCCAGGACGAACTCTCCGAGACGCTCGGGAGCATCGAGGACGACGACGAGTTCGTCGCCCGCGTGTACGATCTGGACAATGGCCACGAACAGTAACACCACCGAGACAATGTACGATCTATCTGCCGTCGTCGACATCGACGCGCTGTCCGAGGTCAGGCCGGGGTCGAGTGTCCTCGTCGCCGGCCCGGCGATGACCGGCAAGGACGACCTCGTCTACGACATTCTGGCCGAGGGGAGTCGCGAGGGCGAGGGTGCGGTCATCGTCTCGACGGGGACCCGCGCCGAGTCGGTCGTCGAGCGGTATCGCGAGCGCGTCGGGTCCGACGAGTTCGGCCTGGGTGTCGTCGACTGTGTGTCGGACTCCGAAGACACCGATTTGGAGGACGTCATCACCCACCACGTCAACTCGCCGGGCGATCTCACCGGGATCGGCATCGGGATCACCAAAGCACTGGACGGCCTCCAGAACCGTGAGATCGACCGGGGTCGCCTCGCACTCACGTCGCTGTCGACGATTCTGACCTATACCGATCAGAAGACGGTCTTCAAGTTCTGTCACGTCCTCTCTTCGCGCCTGGAGGCCGCCGACTATCTGGGTCTCTTCACCATCGACACCGGGGCCCACGAAGACCAGACCGTCCAGGTCATCAAACAGGCCTTCGACGGCATGATCGAAATTCGCGAACGGGACGGGAAGCGCCAGGCCCGCGTGCAGGGGTTGACGCCCGCGCCGACCGACTGGGCCGATCTCTAAGGATCGACGCTACTGGGCGTCGAGATCGCGCTGTCGGCCCGTTGGCAACTGCGAGCGCAACTCGCCGTGGAGGTACAGTCCGACACCGATGGGGATGCGTTCGCCGTCGAGGTCGTGGGTGACGATGACGTATCCCCAGTCGCCGTCCCAGTCGAGGTCCTGGCTGTCACCGGCGAGGAAGCGCCTCGCCGGCGTCTCGTCGAGGTTGACGACACACTCACTCGCCGCCGCACCGAACTGCTGGGCCGCACTCGTCGTCGGCTTCCAGTGTTTTTGATCGGCGCGCAAGACGACCATGCCCAACGCTTCGATTTCGACCGGCGAGTCCAGATCGCCACGGAACGCCCAGATCTTGCCCTTGCCGCGCTCCCAAAAGGAGTACTCGTCGAACACGGCAGGCTCGATCCCGAATCGCTCCGCGAAAAACTCACAGATTGCGGCCCGAGAGGGGCGATGCTCGCGGTCGCGCTCGGCCTCGGTCTTCGCGACACGGTCGAATCGCGTCCCGACGTGGTCGTCGGTCATTCTCCCACCGCCAGTTTCGCGACGAAAAACCCGCCCGTGTCGTTGTGGTGTGGGTAGACCCGTCGCGTTCGCGTGAGTCGATCGTCGAAGTCCTCGCCGTCCCACGCGGTCAGGCCGTCGGTCCCGTCGAGGGGCAGATCGATTGCGACAGGTCTGCAGGTCTCGGTCTCGACGACGTGATCGACGACGCGTTCGTTTTCCTCGGGCGCGAACGTACACGTCGAGTAGACCACCGTCCCGCCCGGCCGGGTCGCCTGGATCGCCCGCGAGAGAATTCCCTTTTGCACGCCCGCGATCGAGCGGACGCGATCGAGCGACCACTCCTCGAAGGCGTCGGGGTTCTTCCGGACCGTCCCCTCACACGAGCAGGGCACGTCGACGAGCGCGTGATCGTACGAGTCGCCGCCGAACGGGGCGAGACTGTGGGTGCGGGCGTCCTCGTGGGTGATCGCGAGGTTCGTCACGCCGAGTCGTTCGGCGTTCGATCTGAGCGCAGAAATGCGCCCGAGATTGGCGTCGGTGCCCACGAGCAGGCCACGATCGTCCATCAGCGCCGCGAGTTGAGTCGTCTTCGAGCCTGGTGCGGCACACGCGTCCCAGACTCGATCGCCGGGACTGGGGTCGAGCACGGTCGCGGGCAGCGCCGAGACTTCCTCCTGGCCGTGGAGCCAGCCGTGAACGTACGGCCAGTTCGCGCCCGGCTGGTCGTCAGGCAGGCGTAACAGGTCGGGATGCC belongs to Halococcoides cellulosivorans and includes:
- a CDS encoding DUF5827 family protein: MPRDRSDVDDLRPFEFRAPDEVLDADAVYTVFEIARLLQGLDPDADLDPGTEDVLLDWAIPWMVCNRESFVFAEPESADEPGYYGLADA
- a CDS encoding MBL fold metallo-hydrolase → MITNIAATVQGFSSNAFLVEGERTVLVDAGNDFDAVGEIEAHVETLDAVVLTHTHPDHVGTLGAVRAAFDPEVVAYDSSVDDLDRELADGDRVQIGNHTYQVLHTPGHKPDHVVLYAADPGIAFAGDLVFANGGFGRTDLEGGDRRQLIESIEYVLDTVGDGAFEAMHCGHGPSVTTDPLHDVELALQAAKFR
- a CDS encoding DUF7122 family protein, translated to MTDDHVGTRFDRVAKTEAERDREHRPSRAAICEFFAERFGIEPAVFDEYSFWERGKGKIWAFRGDLDSPVEIEALGMVVLRADQKHWKPTTSAAQQFGAAASECVVNLDETPARRFLAGDSQDLDWDGDWGYVIVTHDLDGERIPIGVGLYLHGELRSQLPTGRQRDLDAQ
- a CDS encoding Glu/Leu/Phe/Val family dehydrogenase — translated: MSGDSDPYESFRSQVETAAEHLDVSDGELERLSRPERRLETNLTVELDDGSLETVSAFRCQFDGSRGPYKGGLRYHPAVNRAEVTALAGWMSIKTAVVDIPLGGGKGGIAIDPADYSEDELERLTRAFATELRPMVGPDRDVPAPDVNTGQREMNWIKDTYETLERTTAPGVVTGKSLASGGSLGRVEATGRSVLITARELLAREGRSLEDATVAVQGYGNAGWIGARLLDEAGATIVGVSDSSGAAIAEDGLDPVAVKEHKSETGSVVGAAGTTEGTNEDVLTMDVDVLVPAALGNAVDADLAADLEADAIIEAANGPLTPDADDVLADRDVEVVPDVLANAGGVVVSYFEWVQNRTRNPWSEQRVNEELDDVIVAAYDDICETRERIGADRNRTAAYVVALERLRTAADQAGQFA
- a CDS encoding tubulin/FtsZ family protein, encoding MQVVLIGVGQAGGKLAQAIAEFDYEMDLGAVTGALAVNTARADLQSLTIETQLIGQDRVKGHGVGGDNELGAEVMDADADQVMDALEGRITSQADAIVLVGGLGGGTGSGGMPVLARELKAVYDRPVYALGILPGRDEGSLYQVNAGRSLKTVLREADSTIMIDNDAWRSSDESLQAGFDTINQRVARRIGLLLATGERIGEGTAETVVDASDLINTLRRGELAAVGYATCEASEDAAENINAITSLARNAVLTGTSLPDAVDAQSALLVIAGEPQRIARKGVERARKWIEEETGSLDVRGGDFPMESDRLAAIVVLGGIERSRRVEEFLDRAREASEQTSASPADPTESFQDDRLDDLF
- a CDS encoding uracil-DNA glycosylase, with amino-acid sequence MDDCTVDSCRKCDGLVASRSRIVNGVGPTDADLVFVGEAPGEQEDSDGEPFVGRSGSILDEALRDAGAERAAVRITNAVRCRPPDNRDPRAGELAACRDHLDAELAAIDPRVTVALGKVPAEHLLGRSVAVTSEAGSVETVALGGQPRDVMISVHPAATLYDRSQRDTFDATIANAVEIADIGSDQASIADF
- a CDS encoding RAD55 family ATPase, with the protein product MYDLSAVVDIDALSEVRPGSSVLVAGPAMTGKDDLVYDILAEGSREGEGAVIVSTGTRAESVVERYRERVGSDEFGLGVVDCVSDSEDTDLEDVITHHVNSPGDLTGIGIGITKALDGLQNREIDRGRLALTSLSTILTYTDQKTVFKFCHVLSSRLEAADYLGLFTIDTGAHEDQTVQVIKQAFDGMIEIRERDGKRQARVQGLTPAPTDWADL
- a CDS encoding endonuclease dU, which gives rise to MKSGARVLGIAASDADRTSTIAGAVVRIDRVVDGVTLGTISVGGRDATASVQSVIDRADRPDVAAVLIAGIAPAWFNVIDLHALDAPGPVISVSFEASPGLDTAIEREFEGSAREWRLATYRRQPERHAVSVDGETLYVRSVDASPDRARVIVRETTPEGGRPEPLRVARLIARAAAERRRSEDS
- a CDS encoding HalX domain-containing protein, which produces MSESDLPVVLIVEDEPDVAETYNLWLEEAYDVRMAHDGDTAMSKLDEQVDVVLLDRMMPGLSGDEVLERIRDSGFDCRVAMVTAVEPDFDILEMGFDSYLTKPIRSEELRTTVDKLLDRSTYDELLQEYYSLVEKQATLEATKSSAELADSEEYTNLTERIAELQDELSETLGSIEDDDEFVARVYDLDNGHEQ
- a CDS encoding DUF5786 family protein, with the protein product MGFGSYDESEQDNQEYDTDFEDDDGVSTAENTHEGDVEYEFSASNDELLDQLEDIKET
- a CDS encoding RsmB/NOP family class I SAM-dependent RNA methyltransferase, which encodes MDPLDRYESVIDDVPAFRAACERPLPTVVRVNTLRATRSAAERELAESDIATERVDWHPDLLRLPDDQPGANWPYVHGWLHGQEEVSALPATVLDPSPGDRVWDACAAPGSKTTQLAALMDDRGLLVGTDANLGRISALRSNAERLGVTNLAITHEDARTHSLAPFGGDSYDHALVDVPCSCEGTVRKNPDAFEEWSLDRVRSIAGVQKGILSRAIQATRPGGTVVYSTCTFAPEENERVVDHVVETETCRPVAIDLPLDGTDGLTAWDGEDFDDRLTRTRRVYPHHNDTGGFFVAKLAVGE